A window from Argopecten irradians isolate NY chromosome 3, Ai_NY, whole genome shotgun sequence encodes these proteins:
- the LOC138317170 gene encoding carnosine synthase 1-like codes for MTAPTAILDCRSTGKTTLCLDHIRVISDKFSQTALLELEKKFKMEKMSGENVAEYPFQVREKLVDRVLLIIGTSNNGARLIWDIFANAKLKVILVGHKFNNEEKSKVHEVISYDYYSDPSDVDKHTNNIIQLLGERVKYIDGCFTFTEEDIIITAVICQRLGLTGFSPEAAENVRSKYKTYEVLRSKSTDTVNETERYSPLSYRIRSENDIKRATKIKYPAILKPEQDAGSWGVIKVNSEDECILHFTRIQNSFDTSRFGGNFGKTMVLMEFLDGLSYNVDLVIYNGELMTALIGDVGLYLSNRFIDTSTCHPTNLTSDAKDQVITAAHLCCCKIGLVNGVFNTEWKITESGPKLVEINGRIAAYRRSIVYKTTHGVILWEIAAAIACGIKPLFPNTSIKCFAVGAYLYTQYHGEHFFREGVYNKLKSLADANVILLEMYCDISDILNDFTEFPLSFCHIVALSRTGKSHARRVLIKLYRDLGFSLNEYDIEWFTSVWK; via the exons atgacggctccaacggccatcttggattgcAGATCGACCggaaaaacaacactttgtctggaccacaTCAGGGTCATTTCAGACAAGTTCAGTCAAACCGCACTGCTAGAactggagaagaagttcaaaat GGAGAAAATGTCAGGAGAGAACGTAGCTGAATATCCTTTTCAAGTCAGGGAAAAACTGGTTGATAGAGTTCTTCTTATCATTGGAACAAGTAACAATGGTGCACGATTGATATGGGACATTTTCGCGAATGCAaaattaaag GTAATCCTTGTTGGACACAAATTTAACAATGAAGAAAAGAGCAAAGTGCACGAAGTCATCTCTTATGATTACTATAGTGACCCGTCGGACGTAGACAAACATACAAATAACATCATCCAGCTGCTAGGAGAAAGGGTCAAATATATTGATGGATGTTTTACCTTTACCGAAGAGGATATTATAATAACAGCAGTCATATGTCAAAGACTTGGACTCACAGGATTCTCTCCAGAAGCAGCTGAAAATGtaagaagcaagtataaaacttACGAAGTACTGAGGTCAAAATCAACTGACACAGTTAACGAAACCGAACGCTACTCACCCCTGTCATACCGTATTCGAAgtgaaaatgatattaaaagggcaacaaaaataaaatacccCGCTATTCTTAAGCCAGAGCAGGATGCGGGCTCTTGGGGGGTCATAAAGGTAAATTCAGAGGATGAATGCATTTTGCACTTCACCAGAATTCAAAACAGTTTTGACACCTCCCGTTTTGGCGGTAACTTTGGTAAAACAATGGTCCTAATGGAATTCCTAGACGGTCTTTCCTACAACGTTGACTTGGTAATTTACAACGGGGAGTTAATGACTGCGTTGATCGGTGACGTCGGCCTTTACCTCTCCAACCGATTTATTGATACTTCTACCTGCCATCCAACCAACCTGACATCGGATGCCAAGGATCAAGTCATAACCGCTGCTCATCTATGCTGCTGTAAAATAGGTCTAGTCAATGGAGTTTTCAATACAGAATGGAAGATAACCGAGTCCGGTCCAAAGCTTGTTGAAATAAACGGTAGAATAGCTGCGTATCGCCGAAGCATCGTCTACAAGACAACACATGGAGTTATTTTATGGGAGATCGCAGCAGCCATTGCTTGTGGAATTAAGCCTCTATTTCCGAACACTTCAATTAAATGTTTTGCAGTTGGAGCTTACCTTTATACACAATATCACGGAGAACACTTTTTCAGAGAGGGGGTCTATAACAAATTGAAGTCTTTAGCTGATGCAAATGTCATTCTTCTTGAAATGTATTGCGATATTAGCGATATACTAAACGATTTTACAGAATTTCCATTGAGTTTTTGCCATATTGTTGCACTAAGCCGTACGGGTAAATCACATGCAAGACGAGTACTAATCAAACTTTATAGAGATCTTGGGTTTTCGCTTAATGAGTACGACATAGAATGGTTTACAAGTGTATGGAAGTAA